A single genomic interval of Shewanella psychropiezotolerans harbors:
- a CDS encoding sigma-54 interaction domain-containing protein, which translates to MNTAYTSELMKLQPTILEFTQKLSAVLQLDAEVVDANLVRIAGTGPYNKFIGKKLNTSSRIFRYIIETKNNKVVVKTRTDPICEGCTTRDSCEETAFLGVPIILNESCIGVISLVAFNQKSRELIKNNTQLFLDYIQHISQIFVIKVSESKKSSSGLDDVFSSLINNMDQGVLVLDGSNRVLHGNAPALANLNISQTELTSIEINIQPLLVHDNKLKGPEQHIITLGKRQELVVGQFHVIKSQQLFLMSFYQPHNAISQDDTSMNLFKDIIGESSQMLQLKTLISRVARSPSSILIDGESGTGKEVFAKAIHAHSDRNKQSFIAINCAAIPEQLLESELFGYVKGAFTGALTKGRVGLIQAANNGTLFLDEIGDMSMTLQSKLLRVLEEREVMPIGSNSPVPVNIRIISATNRNFKEMIAQNDFREDLYYRLNVIPMHLPALRERKGDIEHLVYHFLERHSHAIGACYPGITETVINSLNAYHWPGNIRELSNLIEYLVNIVPVGDQIDVDLLPPYFDNQVEVSETKTRVTDDYLNLEEIEKIKIEECISRLGNRKLVAKELGIGVATLYRKIKKYQLS; encoded by the coding sequence TTGAATACTGCATATACCTCTGAGCTGATGAAACTTCAGCCCACCATATTAGAATTCACCCAGAAGTTATCCGCCGTGTTGCAACTCGACGCGGAAGTGGTTGATGCCAATTTAGTGCGTATCGCAGGTACTGGGCCTTACAATAAATTCATAGGAAAGAAACTAAACACCAGTTCGAGAATTTTCAGATACATCATAGAAACCAAAAATAATAAGGTGGTCGTAAAAACTCGCACCGATCCTATATGTGAAGGCTGTACAACTCGGGACAGCTGTGAGGAAACCGCTTTTCTTGGTGTGCCAATCATACTCAATGAATCTTGTATCGGTGTGATCAGTTTAGTGGCATTTAATCAAAAATCACGGGAATTAATTAAGAATAATACTCAGTTATTTCTCGATTATATTCAGCATATTTCACAGATTTTTGTCATCAAGGTATCTGAATCTAAGAAGAGTAGCTCCGGGCTAGATGATGTTTTTTCCAGCTTAATAAACAATATGGATCAAGGGGTACTGGTTCTCGATGGCAGTAATCGGGTTTTACATGGCAACGCCCCAGCCTTAGCCAACCTGAATATCAGCCAAACGGAACTGACGAGTATCGAGATCAATATTCAGCCTTTGCTGGTGCATGACAATAAATTAAAAGGACCTGAGCAACATATTATTACCTTGGGAAAACGCCAGGAGCTAGTGGTAGGACAGTTTCATGTCATCAAGAGCCAGCAGCTGTTTTTAATGTCTTTTTATCAGCCCCACAACGCGATCTCCCAAGATGATACTTCGATGAATTTATTTAAAGATATCATAGGTGAATCCAGCCAAATGCTTCAGTTAAAAACCTTAATTTCCCGCGTAGCCAGGAGCCCATCGAGTATCTTGATCGATGGCGAGAGTGGCACGGGTAAAGAGGTCTTTGCTAAGGCTATCCACGCCCATAGTGATCGTAATAAACAAAGCTTTATTGCCATTAACTGTGCCGCCATCCCGGAGCAACTGCTTGAAAGTGAGCTGTTTGGCTATGTCAAAGGTGCCTTTACCGGTGCCCTGACGAAAGGTAGAGTCGGGTTAATTCAGGCGGCGAATAATGGCACCCTGTTCCTCGATGAGATCGGCGATATGTCAATGACACTTCAGTCTAAGCTGCTGCGCGTCCTGGAAGAGCGCGAGGTAATGCCCATAGGTTCTAACAGCCCAGTGCCGGTAAATATTCGTATTATTTCTGCGACCAATCGCAACTTCAAAGAGATGATAGCCCAGAATGACTTCCGTGAAGATCTCTACTATCGCCTCAATGTGATCCCTATGCATTTACCTGCATTGAGAGAGCGAAAAGGCGATATAGAACACTTAGTCTATCACTTCCTAGAGCGCCACTCTCACGCCATAGGCGCCTGCTATCCGGGGATCACAGAGACGGTGATTAACAGCCTGAATGCCTACCACTGGCCGGGAAATATTCGTGAACTGAGTAATCTTATCGAGTACCTGGTCAATATCGTGCCAGTTGGCGATCAGATCGATGTCGACCTGCTGCCCCCCTACTTTGATAATCAGGTCGAGGTTAGTGAGACCAAGACCAGAGTCACAGATGACTATCTAAATCTTGAAGAGATAGAGAAGATAAAAATAGAGGAGTGCATCTCCAGACTAGGTAACCGTAAGCTCGTGGCGAAGGAGCTAGGGATAGGGGTTGCCACTCTCTATCGCAAGATTAAGAAGTACCAACTGTCTTAA
- a CDS encoding YgeY family selenium metabolism-linked hydrolase, whose protein sequence is MTIPFNEVLVKAEEYKADMTKFLRDMIAIPSESCDEEKVVLRIKEEMEKVGFDKVEIDPMGNILGYIGHGPHLIAMDAHIDTVGVGNLDNWTFDPYIGMEDDEIIGGRGTSDQEGGMASMVYAGKIIKDLGLEGEYTLLVTGTVQEEDCDGLCWQYIIEQSKIRPEFVVSTEPTDCQIYRGQRGRMEIRIDVPGVSCHGSAPERGDNAIFKMGHILGEVEALAQNLGDDDFLGKGTLTVSEIFYTSPSRCAVADSCAVSIDRRLTWGETWEGALEEIRALPAVQKAKGVVSMYEYDRPSYTGLVYPTECYFPTWKIDSEHVATKALESSFELLFDKKPVVDKWTFSTNGVSIMGRHGIPVIGFGPGKEPEAHAPNEKTWKAHLVTCAAMYAVIPMMYLDQLKK, encoded by the coding sequence ATGACAATTCCATTCAATGAAGTACTAGTAAAAGCAGAAGAATACAAAGCTGATATGACTAAGTTCCTTCGTGACATGATCGCTATTCCTAGTGAGAGCTGTGACGAAGAGAAAGTGGTTTTACGTATTAAAGAAGAGATGGAAAAAGTTGGTTTTGACAAAGTTGAAATCGATCCTATGGGTAACATTCTGGGGTACATAGGTCATGGTCCACATTTAATCGCCATGGATGCACACATAGATACTGTGGGTGTGGGTAACCTTGATAACTGGACTTTCGATCCTTACATCGGCATGGAAGATGACGAAATTATCGGTGGTCGTGGTACTTCAGACCAAGAAGGCGGCATGGCTTCTATGGTTTACGCAGGTAAGATCATCAAAGACCTCGGTCTTGAAGGTGAGTACACGCTACTCGTTACTGGTACCGTTCAGGAAGAAGATTGTGACGGCCTGTGCTGGCAGTACATTATCGAACAGAGCAAGATCCGTCCTGAGTTTGTCGTCTCTACCGAGCCTACAGATTGCCAGATCTACCGCGGTCAACGTGGTCGTATGGAAATCCGTATCGACGTTCCAGGAGTCAGCTGTCACGGCTCTGCTCCAGAGCGTGGCGACAACGCAATCTTCAAGATGGGTCACATCTTAGGTGAAGTTGAAGCGCTAGCGCAAAACCTAGGCGATGATGACTTCTTAGGTAAAGGCACGTTAACGGTATCAGAGATCTTCTATACATCTCCCAGCCGTTGTGCTGTTGCCGATAGCTGTGCTGTTTCTATCGACCGTCGCTTAACTTGGGGTGAGACTTGGGAAGGCGCACTAGAAGAAATTCGTGCTCTACCTGCAGTTCAGAAGGCTAAAGGCGTTGTCTCTATGTACGAGTACGACCGTCCTTCTTACACGGGTCTTGTTTACCCCACTGAGTGTTACTTCCCAACTTGGAAGATCGATAGCGAGCATGTTGCTACTAAGGCTCTCGAGTCTTCATTCGAGTTGTTATTTGATAAGAAGCCAGTCGTTGATAAGTGGACCTTCTCAACTAACGGTGTCTCTATCATGGGTCGTCATGGTATTCCCGTTATCGGTTTCGGTCCGGGTAAAGAGCCTGAAGCTCATGCACCAAACGAGAAGACCTGGAAAGCTCATCTTGTGACGTGTGCGGCTATGTACGCCGTGATCCCAATGATGTACCTAGATCAGCTTAAGAAGTAA
- a CDS encoding DoxX family protein: MNLTLITSGRILLALYFLLPGIMKFVSWDMHVALMVKHNMVMIPVLLATAGAFEILAALALMANRYTVAVSLMLAALVVVINFSLHDFWNYTGIEGAHEMQNFIKNLGILAGLLVLAGHSSKMKEKAE, from the coding sequence ATGAACCTAACATTAATCACCAGTGGAAGAATATTGTTAGCCCTCTACTTCTTATTACCCGGGATCATGAAGTTTGTTAGCTGGGATATGCATGTGGCACTGATGGTTAAGCATAATATGGTGATGATCCCTGTGTTATTGGCAACAGCTGGGGCGTTCGAGATACTCGCCGCCCTGGCATTAATGGCCAATAGATACACTGTAGCCGTGTCACTCATGCTTGCTGCACTCGTGGTTGTAATCAATTTCAGTTTACATGACTTCTGGAACTATACCGGTATCGAGGGAGCCCATGAGATGCAAAACTTCATCAAAAATTTAGGTATTCTTGCTGGTTTGTTGGTGTTAGCCGGACACTCATCGAAAATGAAAGAGAAGGCTGAGTAA
- a CDS encoding CBS domain-containing protein — protein sequence MRNLELFSTASIDHLLWSSDEDITKLSSPALSIFTDFDHSQPMVIDSSTHALEALEIMNKTHGFMRLVVDKNNHFLGVITKHRLLHRKMVKLANKFGSSLEELLVTDMMIPRDKLMALDYEQITTANVSDVVRSLQQNGLHHILVVDHQQHHIRGLISANDVARKLRVPIDIEQPPSFMHIFKTAI from the coding sequence ATGAGAAATTTAGAACTATTCAGTACCGCCTCAATCGATCATCTTCTCTGGTCATCAGATGAAGATATTACTAAGTTAAGCTCACCAGCCCTGTCTATCTTCACAGACTTCGATCACTCTCAGCCTATGGTCATCGACTCATCGACCCATGCACTCGAGGCTTTGGAAATCATGAATAAGACCCATGGTTTTATGCGCCTGGTTGTGGATAAGAACAATCACTTCTTAGGCGTCATCACCAAGCACAGACTGCTTCACAGAAAGATGGTCAAGCTAGCGAATAAGTTTGGCTCGAGTCTGGAAGAACTCTTAGTTACCGATATGATGATTCCAAGGGATAAGCTAATGGCTCTGGATTATGAGCAGATCACCACCGCCAATGTCAGTGATGTCGTCAGATCCTTACAGCAGAATGGTTTACACCATATTTTGGTGGTGGACCATCAGCAGCATCACATCAGAGGGCTGATCTCCGCCAATGATGTGGCACGAAAGCTCAGAGTTCCCATTGATATTGAGCAGCCACCTTCATTTATGCATATTTTCAAGACTGCAATCTAA
- a CDS encoding organic hydroperoxide resistance protein, translated as MKAIYQTKATASAGRNGNVATDDGKLSLSLSYPKEMGGSGEFTNPEQLFAAGYSACFSNAILHVAREEKLTLSLAPVTATVTIGVREEGGFGLTASLSVTLDLPQEQAEQLVKTAHQVCPYSNAVRGNIDVALTVNDHLI; from the coding sequence ATGAAAGCAATCTATCAAACTAAAGCAACCGCGAGCGCTGGTCGTAACGGCAATGTGGCCACAGATGATGGCAAGTTAAGTCTATCACTTAGCTACCCCAAAGAGATGGGGGGCAGCGGAGAATTTACCAACCCAGAGCAACTGTTTGCGGCCGGTTACAGTGCTTGTTTCTCCAATGCGATTTTACACGTTGCACGGGAAGAGAAACTAACATTAAGCTTGGCACCCGTTACGGCGACTGTCACGATTGGTGTACGAGAAGAGGGTGGTTTTGGATTAACTGCATCATTATCTGTGACACTCGATCTACCTCAAGAGCAGGCAGAGCAATTAGTCAAGACTGCACATCAGGTATGCCCTTACTCAAATGCAGTAAGAGGTAATATCGATGTGGCCCTGACGGTCAATGATCACTTGATATAA
- the dpaL gene encoding diaminopropionate ammonia-lyase gives MPVSTFSLNMEIADNRHYNGQLSSLFTAAEAKKALAFHSGIEGYQSTPLQSLDCLAKEFGLGKILVKDEAHRFDLNAFKMLGGAYAIARLLCDEFKLDINAFDFDKLKNDITEKMTFATATDGNHGRGVAWAANKLGQNAVVYMPKGAAVERVNSIKSLGAECIVTDMNYDDTVRLAIKTAAQNNWKVVQDTAWEGYQEIPTWIMQGYTTLALEAVEQMAEQNVKAPTHVFLQAGVGALAGGVLGYLASIYGPDKLHSVVIEPETADCIYRSGISANGEMVNVDGSLDTIMVGLACGEPNPIGWPVLRDCATQFVSCDDAVAALGMRVFGNPLGTDPRVVSGESGAVGLGLLAAIHFHKDKADLMQKMGLNKDSVVLLINTEGDTDPLNYRDIVWGGKYPTMA, from the coding sequence ATGCCCGTGTCTACATTCTCACTCAATATGGAGATAGCTGATAACCGTCATTACAATGGTCAACTGTCTTCACTTTTCACTGCGGCGGAAGCTAAGAAAGCCCTCGCTTTCCATAGCGGTATCGAAGGCTATCAGTCAACACCACTTCAATCTCTCGATTGCTTAGCCAAAGAGTTTGGTTTAGGTAAAATTTTAGTTAAAGACGAGGCGCACCGCTTCGATCTTAATGCCTTCAAAATGCTCGGCGGCGCCTATGCTATCGCGCGTCTGTTATGCGATGAATTCAAGCTTGATATTAATGCGTTTGACTTCGATAAACTGAAAAATGATATCACCGAAAAGATGACCTTTGCGACGGCTACCGATGGTAACCATGGTCGTGGTGTGGCTTGGGCTGCTAACAAGCTAGGTCAGAACGCCGTCGTTTACATGCCAAAAGGCGCAGCTGTCGAGCGAGTTAACAGCATCAAGTCTCTAGGGGCCGAGTGTATTGTTACCGACATGAACTATGACGATACCGTTCGACTAGCCATCAAGACTGCAGCACAGAACAACTGGAAAGTGGTTCAGGATACGGCGTGGGAAGGTTACCAAGAGATCCCAACTTGGATCATGCAAGGTTATACCACGTTAGCCCTTGAAGCCGTTGAGCAGATGGCAGAGCAAAACGTGAAAGCACCAACCCATGTGTTTCTACAGGCGGGTGTTGGCGCATTAGCCGGTGGTGTCTTAGGTTATCTGGCTTCTATTTATGGCCCGGACAAATTGCACTCAGTGGTCATTGAGCCAGAGACTGCAGACTGTATCTATCGCTCTGGCATCAGTGCTAATGGCGAGATGGTCAATGTCGATGGATCTCTTGACACCATCATGGTGGGTCTGGCTTGCGGTGAGCCCAACCCAATCGGCTGGCCAGTGCTACGTGACTGTGCGACACAATTTGTTTCGTGTGATGACGCCGTAGCTGCACTTGGTATGCGTGTATTCGGTAATCCACTGGGCACAGACCCTCGTGTAGTTTCTGGAGAGTCGGGTGCCGTTGGTCTTGGACTTCTCGCCGCGATTCATTTCCATAAAGACAAAGCTGATTTGATGCAGAAGATGGGTCTTAACAAAGACTCAGTCGTGCTGTTAATCAACACCGAGGGCGATACCGACCCGCTTAACTACCGTGACATCGTTTGGGGCGGCAAGTACCCAACTATGGCGTGA
- a CDS encoding response regulator, giving the protein MSENVNILIVDDTADCRLMLSAMLEGDYSVSEVASGEMCLIEVAKSLPDLILLDVDMPGISGYEVCVHLRKQYQSECLPIIFVSGLDSYEERLAGYEAGADDYIVKPVEPEILFAKLANCLEQRQNMGAAKASETEAVSIAMEAMTVNSELGQVVQFIKDVQSIKNAEDVGRAMINILSRFGMNAVARVDTGSVAYIGCDEESIEAEVLSRFVVHHERILSVGIRTVIRDPHIVLLIKDMPLDDEKRCGRFRDHLAVLMDIADAQLANIKTRNVMLEQRQQIFTQVISVAEEQIKRTTIRLFEHDKNSQGIMHGMVSELEGMLFGLGLEEDQEKKLMALADQTSLQLQETQGQTQVVSSELGAILESLYDFFNTLNEPSKGDLS; this is encoded by the coding sequence ATGAGCGAAAATGTAAATATACTAATAGTAGATGATACTGCTGATTGTCGCTTGATGCTCAGCGCTATGCTTGAAGGTGATTACTCAGTGTCCGAAGTGGCTTCCGGTGAAATGTGCCTCATTGAGGTGGCTAAGTCTCTGCCTGACCTCATTTTACTCGATGTCGACATGCCTGGGATTTCGGGGTATGAGGTCTGTGTCCATTTAAGGAAGCAGTACCAATCCGAGTGCTTGCCTATTATTTTTGTATCTGGTTTGGACTCATATGAAGAGCGTCTTGCCGGATATGAAGCCGGCGCCGATGATTACATTGTTAAGCCTGTCGAGCCTGAGATCTTATTTGCTAAGTTGGCCAATTGTTTAGAGCAGCGTCAGAATATGGGCGCAGCTAAGGCGAGTGAGACCGAGGCCGTGAGCATTGCCATGGAGGCGATGACTGTCAACAGTGAGCTAGGGCAAGTGGTGCAATTTATTAAAGATGTTCAATCGATCAAGAATGCCGAGGATGTGGGCCGTGCCATGATCAATATTCTCTCTAGGTTTGGTATGAACGCGGTGGCTCGAGTCGATACAGGTTCTGTAGCGTACATTGGCTGTGATGAAGAGAGTATAGAGGCCGAAGTCTTGTCTCGGTTCGTAGTCCATCATGAGCGGATTTTAAGTGTCGGGATCCGCACCGTAATTCGAGACCCTCACATCGTCCTGCTGATCAAAGATATGCCCTTAGACGATGAGAAGCGCTGTGGTCGTTTTAGAGACCATTTAGCGGTATTGATGGATATCGCAGATGCACAACTGGCTAACATCAAGACCCGTAATGTGATGCTAGAGCAGCGCCAACAGATCTTTACTCAAGTCATCTCGGTGGCGGAAGAGCAGATAAAAAGAACTACGATTCGGCTTTTTGAACACGATAAAAACTCTCAAGGCATCATGCATGGCATGGTGTCCGAGTTAGAAGGCATGTTGTTTGGCCTGGGATTAGAGGAAGATCAGGAGAAAAAGTTGATGGCCTTGGCAGACCAGACCTCCTTGCAACTGCAGGAGACTCAGGGTCAGACACAAGTGGTGAGCAGTGAGCTTGGCGCAATTCTCGAAAGCTTGTATGACTTCTTTAATACACTCAACGAGCCTTCAAAAGGCGATCTATCTTAA
- the ygeW gene encoding knotted carbamoyltransferase YgeW, translated as MMKSINTLIKEINELESQLDQKDLLLTWEQTPAELERVLKTAKVLKTMRDENIATNVFNNGLGISLFRDNSTRTRFSYASAINMLGLAQQDLDEGKSQIAHGETVRETANMISFCADAIGIRDDMYLGAGNAYMREVGEALDEGVEKGVLPSRPALINLQCDIDHPTQSMADLAWLEEHFGDLKELKGKKIAMTWAYSPSYGKPLSVPQGIIGLMTRFGMDVTLAHPEGYDLIPEVVEQAKKNAKASGGSFTQVDTMAEAFEGADIVYPKSWAPYQVMGKRTELLRANDQEGLKALEQACLAQNAKHKDWHCTEEMMTKTKDGEALYMHCLPADISGVSCKEGEVEESVFEKYRIATYKEASWKPYIIASMILNRKFSEPGKILKELLTDAKKRVK; from the coding sequence ATGATGAAAAGCATCAATACACTTATCAAGGAAATTAATGAACTTGAATCTCAATTAGATCAAAAAGATCTTCTACTCACATGGGAGCAAACTCCTGCTGAGTTAGAGCGTGTACTTAAGACTGCGAAAGTCCTTAAAACCATGCGCGATGAAAACATTGCCACTAACGTATTTAACAATGGCTTGGGTATCTCACTATTTAGAGATAACTCCACTCGTACTCGTTTCTCATACGCATCAGCAATCAACATGTTAGGCCTGGCTCAACAAGACCTCGATGAAGGTAAGTCTCAAATTGCTCACGGCGAAACAGTGCGTGAGACAGCCAACATGATCTCATTTTGTGCTGACGCCATCGGCATTCGTGATGATATGTATTTAGGTGCGGGTAACGCTTACATGCGTGAAGTGGGTGAAGCACTGGATGAAGGTGTGGAAAAAGGCGTGTTACCAAGCCGTCCGGCACTGATTAACCTTCAATGTGATATTGACCACCCAACACAGTCAATGGCCGATCTTGCATGGCTTGAAGAGCACTTCGGTGACCTTAAAGAACTTAAAGGCAAGAAGATTGCTATGACTTGGGCTTATTCTCCAAGCTACGGTAAGCCCCTTTCTGTACCTCAGGGCATCATAGGCTTGATGACTCGTTTCGGTATGGACGTGACGCTAGCTCACCCAGAAGGTTACGATTTAATTCCTGAAGTCGTTGAGCAAGCGAAGAAGAACGCTAAAGCCTCAGGCGGTAGCTTCACACAGGTCGATACCATGGCCGAAGCGTTCGAAGGTGCTGACATCGTTTACCCTAAATCTTGGGCTCCATATCAGGTCATGGGCAAGCGTACCGAGCTGTTACGTGCCAATGACCAAGAGGGCCTAAAAGCGCTAGAGCAAGCGTGTCTTGCACAAAATGCAAAGCATAAAGATTGGCATTGTACCGAAGAGATGATGACTAAGACTAAAGATGGCGAAGCATTATACATGCACTGTCTACCTGCCGATATCTCAGGGGTGTCTTGCAAAGAGGGTGAAGTTGAAGAGTCAGTATTTGAAAAGTACCGTATCGCGACTTACAAAGAAGCAAGCTGGAAGCCATATATCATAGCCTCAATGATCCTAAACCGTAAGTTTTCCGAGCCAGGAAAAATACTAAAAGAGTTACTAACAGATGCTAAAAAGCGCGTTAAGTAA
- a CDS encoding diguanylate cyclase, with translation MAEKATILLVDDTRTNIQLLAGCLKHQYRLKIAMNGQRCLELAQNPPFPDLILLDVIMPEMDGYEVCRQLKENPNTKNIPIIFVTGRDSDEDEEFGLRLGAVDYIAKPIRPAIVTARVSTQIKLKYQSDELRNMALHDQLTQLYNRHFLIESAANKLAHVDRHGNPLSLLMIDIDFFKHINDQFGHHAGDQVLKAIAEILKTGNRKEDVVARFGGEEFVVLLEHCSLHSAVEKAEILRAEIEALEPMGITVTASFGVAQLMKHEQTFVELLTRADAAVYRAKELGRNRVVAAEDAISEPYLDKKIV, from the coding sequence ATGGCTGAAAAAGCAACGATTCTATTGGTCGATGATACTCGAACCAACATTCAGCTGTTGGCCGGATGCTTAAAGCATCAGTATCGATTGAAAATCGCCATGAATGGCCAACGTTGTCTCGAGCTCGCCCAAAATCCCCCCTTTCCTGATCTGATTTTACTCGATGTGATCATGCCTGAGATGGATGGCTATGAAGTTTGCCGTCAACTTAAAGAAAACCCAAATACCAAAAATATTCCGATTATTTTTGTCACGGGTCGAGACTCAGATGAAGATGAGGAGTTTGGCTTGCGGCTCGGTGCGGTGGATTACATCGCTAAACCTATACGTCCTGCGATTGTGACGGCTAGGGTGTCTACCCAGATAAAGCTTAAGTATCAAAGTGATGAACTTCGTAACATGGCGCTCCATGACCAACTGACTCAACTGTATAACCGTCACTTTTTAATCGAATCCGCGGCGAATAAATTGGCCCATGTCGATCGACATGGTAATCCGCTATCACTGCTTATGATAGATATCGATTTTTTCAAGCACATCAATGATCAATTCGGCCATCATGCTGGCGATCAGGTACTCAAGGCTATAGCGGAAATACTCAAGACAGGTAACCGAAAAGAAGATGTAGTGGCACGTTTCGGTGGCGAGGAATTTGTGGTGTTACTGGAACATTGCTCCCTCCATTCTGCTGTCGAGAAGGCTGAAATATTAAGAGCTGAAATTGAAGCGCTAGAGCCGATGGGGATAACTGTGACTGCGAGTTTTGGCGTCGCTCAGTTAATGAAACATGAGCAAACATTTGTCGAACTACTTACCCGTGCTGATGCCGCTGTCTACCGGGCTAAAGAGCTGGGACGTAATCGGGTGGTTGCCGCAGAAGATGCGATTTCTGAGCCTTATTTAGACAAAAAAATAGTCTGA
- a CDS encoding lipid A deacylase LpxR family protein — protein sequence MSHLFSRSNVFASGLAASLVLGIPAAHAGQWHLQLDNDIIFGDDGNYTNAIILGWESDTEADLSFAPMPAQWLGSLTFSQTDAEHAWGWKVTQQMWTPGMIEVDAPQAEDRPYAGYLAFEGHTASYSARLAQKNWLSLGVVGPASANEQVQSFVHKVTGSSAPQGWQYQVENQLTLQVAYEIDSLFMRGAAFNNDFLGETQWDIAGFSHTQLGNFRSQTDLGLTLRWGNELASSFGRLSQHAGQYGNLSATAQSSSFMVYSRAYLGYRFNDLTLDGSLPYDSQVELESRQAGINTGIIWAHPSWSIAWTFNTYTKEYQSDTDKWHGYGSLVVSWNL from the coding sequence TTGTCCCATCTATTTTCTCGCTCCAATGTATTCGCTTCTGGTTTAGCAGCTAGTCTAGTATTGGGTATTCCAGCCGCACATGCAGGCCAATGGCATCTCCAACTCGATAATGACATCATTTTTGGCGATGATGGTAACTATACCAATGCCATCATCCTGGGCTGGGAAAGCGATACAGAGGCTGATTTGTCTTTTGCTCCGATGCCGGCTCAATGGCTTGGTTCACTCACCTTCTCACAAACCGATGCTGAGCACGCTTGGGGCTGGAAGGTCACCCAACAGATGTGGACACCAGGCATGATCGAAGTCGATGCACCACAAGCTGAAGATAGGCCTTATGCTGGCTATCTGGCATTTGAAGGTCATACGGCAAGCTATTCAGCTAGATTAGCGCAAAAAAACTGGCTCTCATTAGGAGTCGTTGGTCCAGCATCGGCCAATGAGCAAGTTCAATCCTTTGTGCATAAGGTCACGGGTTCCTCCGCTCCTCAAGGATGGCAATACCAAGTCGAAAATCAACTGACGCTCCAAGTCGCCTACGAAATTGACAGTTTGTTCATGCGTGGAGCGGCATTTAATAATGACTTTCTCGGAGAGACCCAATGGGATATTGCAGGCTTTAGTCATACACAATTAGGTAACTTTAGAAGCCAAACAGACTTAGGCTTAACCTTGAGATGGGGAAACGAACTGGCAAGTTCATTCGGTCGACTGAGTCAACATGCTGGCCAGTATGGCAATCTGTCCGCCACGGCCCAAAGCAGCAGCTTCATGGTCTATAGCCGCGCTTATCTAGGTTATCGCTTCAACGATCTCACCCTCGATGGTTCTCTCCCCTATGATTCACAAGTCGAGCTAGAAAGCAGACAAGCAGGCATCAATACCGGCATTATCTGGGCCCATCCAAGCTGGTCTATTGCCTGGACGTTCAATACCTACACCAAGGAATATCAGAGCGACACAGACAAGTGGCATGGCTATGGTTCTTTAGTGGTCAGTTGGAACTTGTAA